The following are encoded together in the Lathyrus oleraceus cultivar Zhongwan6 chromosome 3, CAAS_Psat_ZW6_1.0, whole genome shotgun sequence genome:
- the LOC127131917 gene encoding amino acid transporter AVT1I-like: MDIEITFSIMQLAFGKTGKLIVEISMYTEIYMVSIGFLILEGDNLSNLFSMEEFHVAGISIGAKQFFMILVALIILPTICLENLSLISYISASGVFASVIIILSISWTAKFDGVGFHQKGDLVNWNGIPTAVGLYTFCYSAHPIFPVLHTSMKNKRHFSYVLYVCYILATAIFASMAIIGYLMFGSKVESQVTLNLLLNKIYTTLVTPMSKFSLMIFPITNALKDLLPRTYKNNKMANIFLNTILLISMVIITWTIPFFGSLMSLIGAFLTVMVCILLPCLCYLKISGTYRKYGFQTMVIVAIILVSIVMGISGTYTSIVELVQKSYNN, encoded by the exons ATGGATATAGAGATAACCTTCTCTATAATGC AACTTGCATTTGGAAAAACAGGAAAATTAATAGTAGAAATATCAATGTATACTGAGATCTACATGGTTTCAATAGGTTTTTTGATTCTAGAAGGAGACAATTTGAGTAACTTATTTTCTATGGAAGAGTTTCATGTGGCTGGTATATCAATTGGTGCAAAGCAATTCTTTATGATATTGGTTGCTCTAATTATTTTGCCGACGATTTGTTTGGAAAATCTGAGTTTGATTTCTTATATATCTGCAAGTGGTGTCTTTGCTTCTGTTATTATCATTTTGTCAATATCATGGACTGCAAAATTTGATGGAGTTGGTTTTCATCAAAAGGGTGATTTGGTAAATTGGAATGGTATCCCTACAGCTGTTGGCTTGTATACATTTTGCTATAGTGCACATCCCATTTTTCCAGTTCTTCACACTTCCATGAAGAACAAACGTCATTTCTCATAT GTCCTATATGTATGCTATATATTAGCAACGGCTATTTTTGCATCAATGGCTATAATTGGTTACTTAATGTTTGGTTCAAAAGTTGAATCACAAGTAACATTAAACTTGCTACTAAACAAAATATACACAACCTTGGTGACTCCAATGTCCAAGTTTTCTTTGATGATATTTCCAATTACGAATGCTTTAAAAGATTTACTTCCAAGGACTTACAAGAATAATAAAATGGCCAACATCTTTTTAAATACTATTCTTCTAATTAGTATGGTGATTATTACATGGACTATTCCATTTTTTGGATCTCTCATGTCATTGATTGGAGCATTTTTAACTGTTATGGTTTGTATTTTACTTCCGTGTTTGTGTTACTTAAAGATTTCAGGCACTTATAGGAAATATGGGTTTCAGACAATGGTGATAGTGGCAATAATATTAGTTTCTATAGTAATGGGAATTTCAGGGACTTACACTTCAATTGTTGAACTAGTACAAAAGTCTTATAACAACTAG